One Equus asinus isolate D_3611 breed Donkey chromosome 26, EquAss-T2T_v2, whole genome shotgun sequence genomic window carries:
- the LOC106836071 gene encoding galectin-7 — translation MEGSTEVQPRVPLPEGIRVGNVMRIRGVVPGNAHHFSINLVCKEEQDGEVALHFNPRLEESIVVFNTMQEGRWKREEHVKGMPFQRGQPFDVLIITTEDGFKAVVGDSEYYHFRHRIPPANVRLLETQGDVQVELMKVF, via the exons ATGGAAGGGAGCACT GAGGTGCAGCCGAGGGTCCCGCTGCCTGAGGGCATCCGAGTGGGCAATGTGATGAGAATTCGTGGTGTTGTTCCCGGCAACGCTCACCA CTTCTCTATAAACCTGGTGTGCAAGGAAGAGCAGGATGGCGAGGTTGCCCTGCATTTCAACCCCCGGCTGGAGGAGTCCATAGTGGTCTTCAACACTATGCAGGAGGGCCGCTGGAAACGAGAGGAGCATGTGAAGGGCATGCCCTTCCAGCGTGGGCAGCCCTTCGATGTGCTCATCATCACCACCGAAGATGGCTTCAAG GCGGTGGTCGGGGACTCGGAATACTACCACTTCCGCCACCGGATCCCGCCGGCGAACGTGCGCCTGCTGGAGACGCAGGGGGACGTGCAGGTGGAGTTGATGAAGGTCTTTTGA